The following DNA comes from Candidatus Angelobacter sp..
ACGGAGGCAGTTCCGGCCCGCTCGTGGTCCCCGTCAGTAGATCCACGACGTAATGCGTGGCCTCGTTGTAGGAGAGAACGATCATGTCGCGCAGCGCGCGGCGCAGTTCGGCGGTGTCCTGAAGCTTGCCGTCTTCGAGCCACCGATGGACCGCAACGAGGTAAAACAATTTCACCACGCTGGCCGGATAAATTTGCGCATCGCCGCGATAGCTCGCCCGAACGGGATGTTGCGGGTCGCGCAAGTCCACGAGCGTGACGGCGAGCTGGTCGGGTTTGAGTTGCTTGTCGGCGAATCTGGCGAGCGTTTGTTGAACGGCGGTGTCAACCAGCGCCTGGAGTCGGGGGGCACGCGAATCATTCGTGGAGGCATTCTGGTCTTGAGCCAGGGCGCGCGATGGCATCGTTATGGCAAGTAGACAAACGAGCATGGCGCTGAAGCGAAGGGTGTAGTTCATGCGGCCTTCATCTAACCACGAAAGGCCGCCCTTGAACAACGCGCTCCCTCGCGCCGATCATTCCCATCAGACGGTGCGCAAGAACCGCATTACCGTGTCGCCGTGCCTGAGCATTTTGATTTCCTTCCAAACATCCGGAAGGTCGAGCGTGTCACGCTTCGTATGGCCGAGGACAAAGAGACCCGCCGGTGCTACCAGA
Coding sequences within:
- a CDS encoding serine hydrolase → MNYTLRFSAMLVCLLAITMPSRALAQDQNASTNDSRAPRLQALVDTAVQQTLARFADKQLKPDQLAVTLVDLRDPQHPVRASYRGDAQIYPASVVKLFYLVAVHRWLEDGKLQDTAELRRALRDMIVLSYNEATHYVVDLLTGTTSGPELPP